Proteins from a genomic interval of Arachis hypogaea cultivar Tifrunner chromosome 10, arahy.Tifrunner.gnm2.J5K5, whole genome shotgun sequence:
- the LOC112715374 gene encoding uncharacterized protein isoform X2 — MDEFPPSPPPPPPPMTLDGAENDAVFAKTLVLSKREVTARRLRRTRQLRRCYRGHYWALMEEIKSKYKEYYWTYGKSPFKETSGVNHAVVLGDENNKNANGGNERNNNAALGVGGDDVVRCAFGGCKIKAMALTRYCHAHILSDPKQKLYRGCRTVAKKSRVLKRERRENLEKGKPPRVEEESQLVAAVMP; from the exons ATGGACGAGTTTCCACCGTCACCGCCACCTCCACCTCCTCCTATGACCCTGGACGGAGCTGAAAACGACGCAGTTTTCGCCAAAACGCTCGTGCTGAGCAAACGCGAAGTAACCGCTCGTCGGCTCCGCCGAACGAGGCAACTCAGACGGTGCTACAGAGGGCACTACTGGGCTCTAATGGAAGAGATCAAGTCCAAGTATAAGGAGTATTATTGGACCTACGGTAAGAGCCCCTTCAAGGAAACCAGCGGCGTTAACCACGCTGTCGTTTTGGGCGACGAGAACAATAAGAACGCAAACGGCGGCAACGAGAGGAACAATAATGCCGCTTTGGGAGTTGGAGGAGACGACGTCGTTCGGTGCGCTTTTGGTGGATGTAAGATTAAGGCTATGGCGCTTACTAGGTACTGTCACGCTCACATACTTTCGGATCCCAAACAGAAGCTCTATCGGGGATGCAGAACCGTAGCTAAAAA AAGCAGAGTCTTGAAAAGAGAGCGGAGAGAAAATTTGGAAAAAGGAAAACCACCTAGAGTGGAGGAGGAGAGCCAACTGGTGGCAGCGGTGATGCCTTGA
- the LOC112715374 gene encoding uncharacterized protein isoform X1 — MDEFPPSPPPPPPPMTLDGAENDAVFAKTLVLSKREVTARRLRRTRQLRRCYRGHYWALMEEIKSKYKEYYWTYGKSPFKETSGVNHAVVLGDENNKNANGGNERNNNAALGVGGDDVVRCAFGGCKIKAMALTRYCHAHILSDPKQKLYRGCRTVAKNLPTGPSYCNKPVLRSVVPAACTTHYQLGEKCLLRAVKRAGYNVPINRKPNVKLHVVVNEFVRQIQNKRKVALKAAVSKVETQ, encoded by the exons ATGGACGAGTTTCCACCGTCACCGCCACCTCCACCTCCTCCTATGACCCTGGACGGAGCTGAAAACGACGCAGTTTTCGCCAAAACGCTCGTGCTGAGCAAACGCGAAGTAACCGCTCGTCGGCTCCGCCGAACGAGGCAACTCAGACGGTGCTACAGAGGGCACTACTGGGCTCTAATGGAAGAGATCAAGTCCAAGTATAAGGAGTATTATTGGACCTACGGTAAGAGCCCCTTCAAGGAAACCAGCGGCGTTAACCACGCTGTCGTTTTGGGCGACGAGAACAATAAGAACGCAAACGGCGGCAACGAGAGGAACAATAATGCCGCTTTGGGAGTTGGAGGAGACGACGTCGTTCGGTGCGCTTTTGGTGGATGTAAGATTAAGGCTATGGCGCTTACTAGGTACTGTCACGCTCACATACTTTCGGATCCCAAACAGAAGCTCTATCGGGGATGCAGAACCGTAGCTAAAAA TTTGCCAACAGGGCCTTCATATTGTAATAAACCAGTGTTGAGGTCTGTGGTTCCTGCTGCTTGCACAACTCATTACCAATTAGGTGAAAAGTGTCTTCTTCGTGCTGTAAAAAGGGCAGGCTATAATGTCCCAATTAATCGTAAGCCTAATGTGAAGTTACATGTAGTAGTTAATGAATTTGTTCGCCAAATCCAAAATAAACGAAAAGTTGCATTGAAAGCAGCTGTATCTAAAGTTGAGACTCAATAA